A genomic segment from Tuwongella immobilis encodes:
- a CDS encoding polymorphic toxin-type HINT domain-containing protein has translation MARTPLLMGDGTSKPIKQFVPENAILHRDETDLNDPITVQVVEAVFERSAILFELRVAGQLIETTAEHPFWVVDRGWTPVWELSIGDSLTTITGETVSVEGVHETDRRQTVYNLRVSDYHTDAVGCDDWGVSVWAHNRYLVEGLPDGSFVIRDSMTKQLLESVPGEPIRFTRKEAWQTAKQMDETLRRTSREFIESNPTSVKRPKVVDNSLSRIMDDIYKAEKSPDRIGTGSTADGLRFEKMTGFDFNDKIHGQAASERANRLRDWLKDHPHALPDDIDAARRVVADLEDAIALGS, from the coding sequence GTGGCACGAACACCGCTGCTCATGGGCGACGGCACCAGCAAACCGATCAAGCAGTTCGTCCCAGAAAATGCGATTCTCCACCGAGACGAAACCGACCTCAACGACCCTATCACCGTGCAAGTTGTAGAAGCAGTATTCGAACGCTCGGCCATCCTCTTCGAACTTCGCGTGGCTGGTCAACTGATTGAGACCACCGCCGAGCATCCGTTCTGGGTCGTTGACCGTGGTTGGACGCCGGTCTGGGAATTGTCGATCGGCGATTCGCTGACGACAATCACTGGAGAAACGGTATCCGTCGAGGGCGTTCATGAAACCGATCGGCGGCAAACGGTCTATAATCTGAGGGTCAGCGACTACCACACCGACGCAGTCGGCTGCGACGACTGGGGCGTCAGCGTCTGGGCGCATAACAGATATCTTGTAGAAGGATTACCGGATGGATCATTTGTAATTCGAGACAGCATGACTAAACAATTATTGGAATCTGTTCCTGGAGAACCAATACGTTTTACCCGAAAAGAAGCTTGGCAGACTGCTAAACAGATGGATGAGACTCTCAGAAGGACATCACGAGAGTTTATCGAATCGAATCCGACTTCTGTGAAAAGACCAAAGGTAGTTGACAATTCGTTATCTAGAATTATGGATGACATTTACAAAGCTGAAAAGTCACCTGATCGTATCGGAACCGGGTCAACAGCAGATGGATTGAGGTTTGAAAAAATGACTGGGTTTGATTTTAATGATAAGATTCATGGTCAAGCGGCGAGTGAGAGAGCGAATCGCTTGAGAGATTGGCTGAAGGATCACCCGCACGCTTTACCAGATGATATCGATGCAGCTCGACGCGTTGTTGCTGATTTAGAAGACGCAATCGCATTAGGAAGCTAG